The Zygosaccharomyces rouxii strain CBS732 chromosome G complete sequence genome contains a region encoding:
- the SSL2 gene encoding TFIIH/NER complex ATPase/helicase subunit SSL2 (highly similar to uniprot|Q00578 Saccharomyces cerevisiae YIL143C SSL2): MTDVEGYHTRSKGRVFPDVNKGFFSDEDSAATDDGADNYDDNAFIDGDDEYGYSENSQKPQPPPSPKKPKKPSSATKKSKNDVSSNDTVNQLAAKDQNFLSESNSDIPADFVPDVVSGMFRSHDFSYLKLKPDHASRPLWISPSDGRVILESFSPLAEQAQDFLVTIAEPVSRPSHMHEYKITAYSLYAAVSVGLETDDIISVLDRLSKVPLATSIRNFIKTATISYGKVKLVIKHNRYFVETTQADILQMLLKDSIIGPLRIDTEQQQQQQQLQQQQLQQQQQQSGFRPIGGGLPQNPNNVEAVFNSVVGGENEMEEDDDIDQVHSFEIANDSVELVKRRCQEIDYPVLEEYDFRNDHRNPDLDMDLKPSTQIRPYQEKSLSKMFGNGRARSGIIVLPCGAGKTLVGITAACTIKKSAVVLCTSSVSVMQWRQQFLQWSTLQPENVAVFTSDNKEMFHTEAGLVVSTYSMVANTRNRSHDSQKVMDFLTGREWGFIILDEVHVVPAAMFRRVVTTIAAHAKLGLTATLVREDDKISDLNFLIGPKLYEANWMELSQKGHIANVQCAEVWCPMTAEFYQEYLRENARKRMLLYIMNPTKFQAAQFLIQYHEKRGDKIIVFSDNVYALQEYALKLGKPFIFGSTPQQERMNILQNFQFNDQINTIFLSKVGDTSIDLPEATCLIQISSHYGSRRQEAQRLGRILRAKRRNDEGFNAFFYSLVSKDTQEMYYSTKRQAFLVDQGYAFKVITHLHGMENLPNLTYASARERRELLQEVLLKNEEAAGIEIGDDADNTIGRGGNAHKKAKMKAKAVRGEGSLAGLAGGEDMAYMEYSTNKNKDLKEHHPLIRKMYYKNLKK, encoded by the coding sequence ATGACTGATGTAGAGGGATATCATACGAGAAGTAAAGGAAGAGTATTCCCTGATGTGAATAAGGGATTTTTCTCTGATGAGGATTCAGCTGCTACTGATGATGGTGCTGATAACTACGATGATAACGCCTTTAtagatggtgatgatgagtATGGATATAGTGAGAATTCTCAAAAGCCACAGCCACCACCTAGTCCAAAGAAACCGAAGAAACCTTCATCAGCAACAAAGAAGAGTAAGAATGACGTTAGTAGTAACGATACGGTTAATCAACTGGCTgcaaaagatcaaaattttttgagTGAAAGCAATAGTGATATTCCAGCAGATTTTGTTCCTGATGTGGTTTCTGGCATGTTCAGGTCTCACGATTTCAGTTATTTGAAACTGAAACCGGATCATGCATCTCGACCATTATGGATTTCACCAAGTGATGGTAGGGTCATCTTAGAGagtttttcaccattggCAGAACAAGCGCAAGATTTTTTGGTTACCATTGCAGAACCTGTAAGTAGACCATCACACATGCATGAATACAAGATCACTGCTTACTCGTTGTATGCAGCTGTTTCTGTCGGTTTGGAAACAGATGATATCATATCCGTGTTGGACAGATTGTCTAAAGTGCCATTAGCAACCTCCATTAGGAATTTCATTAAAACTGCCACAATCTCTTATGGTAAAGTGAAGTTGGTTATCAAACATAATAGGTATTTTGTTGAAACTACACAGGCAGATATTCTACAAATgcttttgaaagattctaTCATTGGTCCTCTACGTATTGATACCgaacagcagcaacagcagcaacaactacagcagcagcagttgcagcagcagcagcagcaatCAGGTTTTAGGCCTATTGGGGGCGGCCTGCCACAGAATCCAAATAACGTTGAGGCAGTCTTCAACTCagttgttggtggtgaaaatgaaatggaagaggatgatgatattgatcAAGTGCATTCATTTGAAATTGCCAACGACTCAGTGGAACTGGTCAAGAGGAGATGTCAGGAGATTGATTATCCAGTTTTGGAAGAATACGATTTCAGAAATGATCATCGTAACCCCGATTTGGACATGGATTTGAAACCCTCCACTCAGATTAGACCTTACCAGGAAAAATCATTAAGTAAAATGTTTGGTAATGGTCGTGCAAGAAGTGGTATTATTGTGCTGCCATGTGGTGCAGGTAAGACTTTAGTGGGTATCACTGCCGCTTGTACCATTAAAAAGTCTGCAGTGGTGCTTTGTACGTCTTCAGTGTCTGTCATGCAATGGAGacaacaatttttgcaaTGGAGTACACTGCAGCCCGAAAATGTGGCTGTCTTTACATCCGATAACAAAGAAATGTTCCACACGGAAGCGGGTTTAGTTGTGTCTACTTATTCGATGGTTGCCAACACGAGGAACAGGTCGCATGATTCTCAGAAAGTGATGGATTTCTTGACTGGTAGAGAATGGGGTTTTATCATTCTGGATGAGGTGCATGTGGTTCCAGCAGCCATGTTCCGTAGAGTGGTTACAACCATTGCCGCCCATGCAAAATTAGGTTTAACTGCAACATTAGTTAGAGAGGACGATAAGATTAGCGATTTGAACTTTTTGATTGGACCAAAACTTTACGAAGCCAACTGGATGGAGCTTTCTCAAAAGGGTCATATTGCGAACGTTCAGTGTGCTGAAGTCTGGTGTCCAATGACTGCagaattttaccaagaatATCTGAGAGAAAATGCGAGAAAGAGAATGCTTTTGTACATCATGAACCCTACGAAATTCCAAGCGGCACAATTTTTGATACAGTATCATGAAAAAAGAGGTGACAAAATTATTGTCTTTTCTGATAACGTTTATGCTCTTCAGGAATATGCATTAAAATTGGGTAAACCATTCATTTTTGGTTCAACTCCTCAACAGGAACGTATGAacattttacaaaatttccaattcaatgATCAGATCAATACTATTTTCTTATCCAAGGTCGGTGATACTTCTATCGATTTACCTGAGGCAACTTGTCTAATCCAAATCTCTTCCCATTACGGTTCACGTCGTCAAGAAGCCCAGAGATTGGGTAGAATTCTGAGAGCTAAGAGACGTAATGATGAAGGTTTTAACGCATTTTTCTACTCTTTAGTCTCTAAGGATACGCAGGAAATGTATTATTCTACCAAGAGACAGGCTTTCTTGGTCGATCAAGGTTACGCCTTTAAAGTCATTACTCATTTGCATGGTATGGAGAATCTACCGAATTTAACATATGCATCTGCTAGAGAACGTAGAGAGTTGTTGCAGGAAGTTTTGTtgaagaatgaagaagCAGCTGGTATagaaattggtgatgatgCTGATAACACTATTGGGCGTGGTGGAAACGCTCATAAGAAGGCTAAGATGAAGGCTAAAGCGGTTAGAGGTGAAGGTTCCTTGGCAGGTCTTGcaggtggtgaagatatGGCATACATGGAGTACAGTACAAACAAGAACAAGGATCTCAAGGAACATCATCCATTGATTCGTAAGATGTACTATAAGAACTTGAAAAAATGA
- the PXL1 gene encoding Pxl1p (weakly similar to uniprot|P36166 Saccharomyces cerevisiae YKR090W PXL1 LIM domain-containing protein that localizes to sites of polarized growth): MFNHIYGSPFPTINPRVRYKTALERAGFDVNYDGNKFDKPPSIRGLGRRNVSTGNLNEPLEPPKRSPSRVNSLPENRAEQSQPQPQPPPQLIVPPSPAKTTNDVPGSPTQQQRPRPPPPTQPQQAPASSPAPNPVELPLSASAKSQVPASQADSQADTQAAPGNPSQGDPIEKSFMLLTRSDTASTIDQSANTSRFSSQEFPRDTDSSRVSERSSKPSSKEFAPFVDAPSNVPDPDPVPSDTDDRDDDSVNIEPEPELQVSLESGNKRATATTGEIDEEEEISPLNVTSPPRHINKPSHYSHHLSQNPELNAANAQVEKLIAQLDDVSLSKTAQLTNMSKEPSLPRLQTDVGNSKFKNSSAYLSGFQPPYISPPIEQSIMQDDVPSEIGSPMTADTPMFYNFQKTVQHEFTPQVEDSPQIEPSKLMQVPPSKSQERVVDPTPNLEFKYPPGTGPCRKCGIEPTGKRMYSKKDDELSGQWHRDCFRCLTCNIRFNKSIPCYILDDKPYCRRHYHEENSSICQTCREFIEGECVENDRMERFHIDCLVCFLCREPITNDYLIFNEELPLCSNHDMESLPTELLETDPSAISKRRTMLVNFSKE, encoded by the coding sequence ATGTTTAACCACATTTACGGCTCACCTTTTCCTACGATTAATCCTCGAGTCAGGTACAAGACTGCGCTTGAGAGAGCTGGTTTTGATGTTAATTACGATGGCAATAAATTTGACAAACCGCCTTCAATCAGAGGATTGGGACGTAGAAACGTGTCAACAGGAAACTTAAATGAACCGTTAGAACCACCAAAAAGATCTCCATCTAGAGTCAATTCATTACCTGAAAACAGAGCAGAACAAtcacaaccacaaccacaaccaccaccacaacTTATTGTCCCCCCATCGCCCGCCAAAACAACAAACGATGTTCCTGGTAGCCCCACTCAACAACAGCGTCCGAGACCACCACCTCCTacacaaccacaacaggCCCCGGCCAGCTCGCCTGCACCAAATCCAGTAGAACTACCATTGTCAGCATCGGCAAAGTCACAGGTGCCAGCCTCACAGGCGGATTCACAAGCGGACACGCAAGCCGCACCGGGGAACCCTTCTCAAGGCGACCCTATAGAAAAATCGTTTATGCTATTAACTCGAAGCGATACAGCCAGTACCATTGATCAATCTGCTAATACTTCAAGATTTAGTTCCCAAGAATTTCCCCGTGATACTGATTCATCACGAGTTTCTGAACGAAGTAGTAAACCATCGAGTAAGGAATTTGCACCATTTGTAGACGCTCCAAGCAATGTACCAGACCCGGATCCAGTACCATCAGATACTGACGACcgtgatgatgatagtgTTAACATTGAACCTGAACCTGAACTACAAGTTAGTCTAGAAAGTGGGAATAAAAGGGCAACCGCAACCAcaggtgaaattgatgaagaagaagaaatttcaccattaaATGTAACGAGCCCACCAAGACACATTAATAAACCTTCGCACTACAGTCATCATCTATCGCAAAATCCCGAGCTAAATGCAGCTAATGCTcaagtggaaaaattaaTTGCACAATTGGACGACGTTTCCTTATCAAAGACTGCACAATTGACCAATATGTCCAAGGAACCGTCTCTACCGCGATTGCAAACCGACGTCGGCAATAgcaaatttaaaaattcaagcGCTTATCTGTCAGGATTTCAACCGCCATACATCTCTCCCCCCATTGAACAATCTATCATGCAGGATGACGTGCCAAGCGAAATTGGTTCTCCGATGACTGCAGATACACCAATGTTCTACAATTTCCAAAAGACAGTACAACACGAATTTACTCCACAGGTGGAGGATTCACCACAGATAGAACCATCGAAACTCATGCAAGTACCACCTTCAAAATCACAAGAGCGTGTCGTAGATCCGACACCAAATCTAGAATTCAAGTACCCGCCAGGTACAGGACCCTGCAGAAAATGCGGCATCGAACCGACGGGCAAACGTATGTATTCTAAAAAGGATGACGAACTCTCAGGACAATGGCATAGAGACTGTTTCCGTTGTCTAACGTGTAACATTCGCTTCAACAAAAGCATACCATGCTACATTCTAGATGACAAGCCATACTGCAGGCGGCATTACCACGAGGAAAATTCAAGTATTTGCCAAACTTGCAGAGAATTCATTGAAGGTGAATGCGTTGAAAACGACCGCATGGAAAGGTTCCATATCGACTGTTTGGTTTGCTTTTTATGCAGAGAACCAATTACAAATGACTatctcatcttcaatgaaGAACTACCGCTTTGTAGCAATCACGATATGGAATCTCTTCCGACCGAACTGCTAGAGACTGATCCTTCCGCTATATCCAAGAGAAGAACAATGCTAgttaatttttcaaaggaatAG
- the SRP40 gene encoding Srp40p (some similarities with uniprot|P32583 Saccharomyces cerevisiae YKR092C SRP40 Suppressor of mutant AC40 subunit of RNA polymerase I and III nucleolar protein that is immunologically and structurally related to rat Nopp140 a nonribosomal protein of the nucleolus and coiled bodies) — MGIKRKSTTGIKDQRPPKLSTKASSKKKQEDELSTSSSSSESESGSKGKAGKKSGAKEELSTDSSSESDDSSESSSSGSSDSESEDSSSSSSSSSSSSSSDSSSDESSSSDSSDSDSDSGSDSSESSDNEEEKKTESKEKKAESSSSESSSESSSDESSSDESSSDESSDNEEEKKTESKEKKTESSSSESSSSDSSSDSSSDDSSSDESSDNEEEKKTKSKEKKAESSSSESSSESSSESSSDESSSDESSDDEDEKKTESKEKKTESSSSESSSSDSSSDSSSESSSDESSSDESSSDESSDNEEEKKTDPKEKKAGSSSSDSSSSDSSSEESSDSESSDSDSSESSDNEEEKKSDSKEKKSNSDSGSSDSDSDSSSSSSSVSSDSDSSDSDSSSSDSDSSSSDSDSDSSSDSDSDSSSDSESDSSSDSDSDSSSDSDSDSSSGSDSDSSSGSDSDSSSDDSKDQSKDNSTSEDSSKKNNKRKSEDESSQNNKKHKTESSSNDESDSSRTETPESNDNSNGNNKAFIPAGKDEVKPGQRKHFSRIEREKVNFEAWELTDNTYRGAAGTWGEQANEKLSRVRGKDFTKNKNKLKKGSYRGGSITLSSGSYKFED, encoded by the coding sequence ATGGGTATCAAGAGAAAATCTACCACTGGTATTAAGGATCAAAGACCCCCCAAGCTTTCTACGAAAGCAAGctcgaagaagaagcaagaggatgaattatccacatcttcttctAGTTCGGAGTCTGAATCAGGTTCCAAAGGTAAGGCTGGTAAGAAGTCCGGAGCCAAGGAGGAGTTGAGTACTGACAGTAGCTCTGAGTCCGATGACTCTAGTGAAAGTTCAAGCTCTGGCAGCAGTGAttctgaatctgaagatTCCAGCTCCAGCTCCAGCTCCAGCTCCAGCTCCAGTTCTAGCGACTCCAGCTCCGATGAGTCCAGTAGCAGCGATTCCAGTGACAGTGACAGTGACAGCGGATCAGACTCGAGCGAGTCCAGcgataatgaagaagaaaagaagaccGAGtctaaggaaaagaaggcCGAATCTAGTTCCAGTGAATCCAGCTCTGAATCCAGTTCTGATGAATCCAGTTCTGATGAGTCTAGTTCTGATGAATCCAGTGAcaatgaagaggagaagaAAACCGAGtctaaggaaaagaagaccGAATCTAGTTCCAGTGAATCTAGTTCCAGTGACTCCAGCTCTGACTCCAGTTCTGACGACTCCAGTTCTGATGAATCCAGCGACAATGAGGAGGAGAAGAAAACCAAGtctaaggaaaagaaggcCGAATCTAGTTCCAGTGAATCCAGCTCTGAATCCAGCTCTGAATCTAGTTCTGATGAATCTAGTTCTGATGAATCCAgtgacgatgaagatgagaagaaaaCTGAGtctaaggaaaagaagaccGAATCTAGCTCCAGTGAATCTAGTTCCAGTGACTCCAGCTCTGACTCCAGTTCTGAATCCAGCTCTGATGAATCCAGCTCTGATGAATCCAGCTCTGATGAATCCAGCGAcaatgaagaggagaagaAAACCGATcctaaggaaaagaaggcTGGATCTAGTTCCAGTGACTCCAGTTCCAGTGACTCCAGTTCTGAGGAGTCTAGCGACAGTGAATCCAGCGACTCAGACTCAAGTGAATCTAGcgataatgaagaagaaaagaaatctgattcgaaggaaaaaaaatccaattcaGACTCAGGATCCAGTGATAGTGATAGTGATAGTTCTAGCTCTAGTAGCTCAGTTTCTAGTGACTCGGATTCCAGCGACTCAGATTCTAGTAGCTCAGATTCAGACTCCAGCAGCTCAGACTCAGACAGCGACTCTAGCTCAGACTCAGACAGCGATTCCAGCTCAGACTCAGAAAGCGACTCTAGCTCAGACTCAGACAGCGACTCTAGCTCAGACTCAGATAGCGACTCCAGTTCAGGCTCAGATAGCGACTCCAGTTCAGGCTCAGATAGCGACTCCAGCTCAGACGATTCCAAGGACCAATCCAAGGACAACTCTACATCAGAAGATTCatcaaaaaagaataacaagaggaaatcagaagatgagaGTAGTCAAAACAACAAGAAACACAAAACGGAGTCATCATCAAATGACGAATCAGATTCCTCTAGAACAGAGACTCCAGAATCTAACGACAAcagtaatggtaataataaagcGTTCATTCCTGCAGGTAAAGATGAAGTAAAACCAGGTCAGAGGAAACATTTTTCAAGGatagaaagagaaaaagtAAATTTTGAAGCTTGGGAACTAACTGATAATACATATAGAGGTGCCGCTGGTACTTGGGGTGAACAAGCAAATGAGAAACTCAGTAGAGTAAGAGGTAAAGATTTTACgaagaacaaaaacaaaCTAAAGAAAGGTTCTTACAGAGGGGGTAGTATTACTCTGTCCAGCGGATCTtataaatttgaagattga
- a CDS encoding Whi5 domain-containing protein (weakly similar to uniprot|Q12416 Saccharomyces cerevisiae YOR083W WHI5 Protein that regulates the critical cell size required for passage through Start and commitment to cell division may act upstream of SCB binding factor (SBF) and MCB binding factor (MBF) periodically expressed in G1) yields MEMVNSDSSGTTNTTPKRDTTKRSSTEYMRAMASPSTATRANDGGSPETPSPPYHARRSSTSLGFLTSPLHPRAEAILSKNDVSPSGPSGDGGNNGLLMPHSPGMTRSRLMPPTTPKSRNAEVFLSPPPKLKSPSVYKDNGKPIREISNSLKARLNYALVKLQNGWVDKTLPELEHKLDEPTSSEQQQQQHRIPDQSSSSIHLRPSGYRGSYHNEYAADNDSSYLSSHSDEEGDNGNSAHSAFLKALSSPKRRKNNNEAPPTSPLNWSAKGERLKSQSPTNRKPQPPQLKPLKVPRQSQQPKTKQQPPSEVEAIETLMSLSSPQRSHSLQEFNLPAPPSSSRHQSRSGQPSSSRRQSSSGQLSSPTTSSSSSEKSNNDKLSNPLVPTHSQAEAQKPTQTQNQVQNRLVRPLIVPSLQRSPSMSDLSPESSGSDKSNHNDSNGYLHYSQQQTDIETDVEDSDDGNV; encoded by the coding sequence ATGGAAATGGTAAACAGTGATAGTAGTGGCACTACAAATACGACACCAAAACGAGATACAACTAAGAGATCAAGCACTGAATATATGAGAGCTATGGCATCACCATCGACAGCTACGCGTGCTAACGATGGTGGTTCACCAGAAACACCTTCACCACCCTACCATGCGAGAAGGTCGTCCACCTCACTGGGATTCTTAACGTCACCACTTCATCCAAGGGCTGAGGCAATTTTATCCAAGAACGATGTATCACCAAGTGGGCCCAGTGGTGACGGTGGTAATAATGGGTTGCTAATGCCACATTCACCCGGCATGACACGCTCAAGACTGATGCCACCGACGACTCCGAAGTCAAGAAATGCTGAAGTGTTCttgtcaccaccaccaaaattgaagagTCCCAGCGTTTACAAAGATAATGGTAAGCCAATTCGTGAGATCTCAAACAGTTTGAAAGCCAGGCTCAATTATGCATTGGttaaattacaaaatggCTGGGTTGATAAAACCCTACCCGAATTAGAGCACAAGTTAGATGAACCGACGTCATCCgagcaacaacaacagcagcatcGAATACCTGATCagtcatcttcatcaatacaTCTACGGCCTTCTGGCTATAGAGGCTCTTATCACAATGAATATGCGGCTGATAATGATTCTTCGTACTTGTCGAGTCATAgcgatgaagaaggtgataaTGGTAATTCTGCCCATTCAGCCTTTTTGAAAGCTTTGTCAAGTCCTaagagaaggaagaataataatgagGCCCCGCCAACTTCGCCATTGAACTGGTCAGCTAAGGGTGAAAGATTGAAATCTCAAAGTCCTACAAATCGTAAACCACAACCACCACAATTAAAACCACTAAAAGTACCACGCCAATCTCAACAACCAAAGACAAAGCAACAACCACCCTCGGAAGTGGAAGCTATTGAAACTCTAATGTCGCTTTCGTCACCTCAGAGATCTCATTCACTTCAGGAATTTAACCTACCAGCACCTCCATCGTCTTCAAGACACCAATCACGTAGTGGTCaaccatcatcatcaagaCGTCAATCAAGCAGTGGTCAACTATCATCACCGActacatcttcatcttcatcggaaaaatccaataacgataaactttcaaatccaCTAGTTCCTACTCACTCTCAGGCTGAGGCTCAGAAACCAACACAAACTCAAAACCAGGTTCAAAATCGATTGGTAAGGCCCTTGATAGTTCCATCTTTACAGAGATCACCATCAATGTCTGATCTTTCACCAGAATCTTCTGGATCCGATAAATCCAATCATAATGATAGTAATGGTTACCTACACTATTCTCAACAGCAGACTGATATCGAAACGGATGTCGAAGATTCAGATGATGGAAATGTTTGA
- the LPX1 gene encoding triglyceride lipase (similar to uniprot|Q12405 Saccharomyces cerevisiae YOR084W Putative lipase of the peroxisomal matrix transcriptionally activated by Yrm1p along with genes involved in multidrug resistance) encodes MMDALINSRYKKQTKIIEAVWPRSHRDAVLVNGKDKLQLVYDVYTCVNSRKNGSGIFVNLLFIHASGMSRSVWDYHVAHLFDYEFDWNVNKIVTLDQASQGDSGVLNADLLGVQQDWVDGARDACKVAQNEFSMDSSALNIVIGHSAGGFQALSSGVLLPNLFQFIIIVEPVVYMNYVTLSPGFYQALLDKMQDVFPNDEAYQHYMDRRSMYTTVHPSILNRVKDFEKIVIPNGNIRTKISRRQHIICYMSLHSGASWLINSLSSIKVPVIGIFGGVSKWAPRKNRQILREKIPDYLEEMIPGGDHLLNLEQPDKFLGKLVDHISGFVSNEGGQYLKSIANDNLSIDQRRKKFEIDFENYKKTRVKVNPPPSKL; translated from the coding sequence ATGATGGATGCCTTGATCAATTCACGTTACAAGAAACAGACAAAAATTATTGAAGCGGTCTGGCCTAGATCTCACAGGGACGCTGTGCTCGTTAACGGTAAGGACAAGCTACAGTTGGTTTATGATGTTTATACGTGTGTGAATTCAAGGAAAAATGGTAGTGGTATTTTTGTCAATTTGCTGTTTATCCATGCTAGTGGTATGAGTAGATCGGTCTGGGATTATCATGTGGCTCATTTATTTGATTACGAATTCGATTGGAACGTTAACAAAATTGTAACTTTAGATCAAGCCAGTCAGGGGGACTCTGGGGTCCTTAACGCAGATCTCTTGGGGGTTCAGCAGGACTGGGTAGACGGGGCAAGAGATGCATGTAAGGTGGCTCAAAATGAATTTAGCATGGATTCATCTGCTTTAAATATTGTAATTGGTCATTCAGCAGGTGGTTTCCAAGCGTTGTCCTCGGGTGTACTTTTACCCAATttgtttcaatttatcattattgtCGAGCCAGTAGTGTACATGAATTATGTGACCCTTTCCCCTGGATTTTATCAAGCGTTGTTGGACAAGATGCAGGACGTTTTCCCCAATGACGAGGCATATCAACATTATATGGATAGAAGGAGCATGTACACTACGGTTCATCCAAGTATACTTAACAGGGTTAAagactttgaaaaaattgttattcCAAATGGTAACATACGTACCAAGATTTCCCGTCGTCAACATATAATCTGTTACATGTCGTTACATTCTGGTGCTAGTTGGTTAATAAATTCACTATCGTCGATTAAAGTTCCAGTGATCGGTAtatttggtggtgtttCCAAATGGGCACCACGAAAGAATAGACAAATCTTGAGGGAGAAAATCCCTgattatttggaagaaatgaTCCCAGGTGGTGACCATTTATTGAATTTGGAACAACCCGATAAATTTTTAGGTAAATTGGTGGATCACATCTCAGGATTTGTCTCTAATGAGGGTGGGCAATATTTAAAATCGATAGCTAATGATAACTTGTCAATTGATCAGAGACgtaagaaatttgaaattgatttcGAAAACTACAAAAAAACAAGAGTGAAGGTCAACCCCCCTCCTTCTAAATTATAA